In Dromiciops gliroides isolate mDroGli1 chromosome 4, mDroGli1.pri, whole genome shotgun sequence, one DNA window encodes the following:
- the NSUN4 gene encoding 5-methylcytosine rRNA methyltransferase NSUN4, with product MEASWHVVAGARRLLRQPGPWLIPRRLRHKKKWASTEPKFSSTRLALQNFDMNYKVQFGDLWPSIRVSLLSEQKYGALVNNFSTWDKTTHELEQLKAKDFVMVAQQRMQKQAFPEEPGAPVLPPELETHTPPAAFWPCSPNLRCYTFPRGDVSRFHPSRVGSLGVLDYYLMDASSLLPVLALGVQPGDTVLDLCAGPGGKTLALLLTGCCRHLAANDISGSRTRRLKQVLHSYVPQDRNQVRVTSQDGRKWGDLERSTYDRVLVDVPCTTDRHSVLEEDNNIFKRLRKAERQMLPMVQVQLLVAGLLATRPGGVAVYSTCTLSHLQNEYVVGGAIDILANQYQTDVQVEDLSCFRHLFQDTFSFFPSCRMGELVLPVLWANFGPMYFCRLRRLT from the exons ATGGAGGCGTCCTGGCACGTTGTAGCAGGGGCGCGCCGGTTATTGAGGCAGCCGGGGCCTTGGCTAATTCCACGGAGGCTGCGGCACAAGAAAAAATGG GCCTCCACAGAGCCAAAGTTCTCCTCTACCCGGCTGGCCCTGCAGAATTTTGACATGAACTACAAGGTACAGTTTGGAGACCTGTGGCCCTCCATCCGGGTCAGTCTCCTCTCAGAGCAGAAGTATGGGGCCCTGGTCAACAACTTCTCCACGTGGGACAAAACCACCCATGAGTTAGAGCAGCTCAAGGCCAAAGATTTTGTGATGGTGGCACAGCAAAGAATGCAGAAGCAGGCCTTCCCTGAAGAACCTGGTGCTCCAGtccttcctccagagcttgagaCACACACACCCCCAGCAGCCTTCTGGCCCTGCAGCCCTAACCTGCGATGCTACACGTTTCCCAGAGGGGATGTAAGCCGCTTCCATCCGTCCAG GGTGGGCAGCCTGGGGGTCCTCGACTACTACCTCATGGATGCCTCGTCCTTGCTGCCTGTGTTGGCCCTGGGTGTTCAGCCAGGGGACACTGTCCTTGACCTGTGTGCTGGGCCTGGCGGGAAAACTCTGGCGCTGCTCCTCACCGGCTGCTGCC GCCACCTGGCGGCTAATGACATCTCTGGCTCCCGAACCAGGAGATTGAAGCAAGTTCTACACAGCTATGTCCCTCAGGACAGGAACCAGGTGCGGGTCACATCACAGGATGGCAGAAAGTGGGGAGACCTGGAGAGGAGCACCTATGACCGG GTGCTGGTGGATGTGCCCTGTACCACTGACCGGCACTCTGTCCTGGAAGAGGACAATAACATCTTCAAGCGCTTGCGGAAAGCTGAGCGCCAGATGCTGCCTATGGTGCAGGTGCAGCTCCtggt GGCTGGCCTCCTTGCTACCAGGCCTGGAGGGGTGGCTGTCTATTCCACCTGCACCCTCTCCCACCTGCAGAATGAGTATGTTGTAGGCGGGGCCATTGACATTCTGGCCAATCAGTACCAGACCGATGTCCAGGTGGAAGACCTGAGCTGCTTCCGCCACCTCTTCCAGGacaccttctccttcttcccgTCATGCCGCATGGGGGAGCTGGTCCTCCCTGTCCTCTGGGCCAACTTCGGACCCATGTATTTCTGCAGGCTACGTCGGCTGACTTAG